ATCCCTTTGGGCCGCCGCCCGGGCCCTTTGCGACGCCCACCTGCCCCCACGCCCGCCACCCCTGGTTGCTCAGCGTCGCCGCAGGGTTGCTGGCGGGCCGACCCGAGTACCTGGCCTGGCTTGCCCGGGCGCCCATGGACGGCGGCTGGGCGTGCGAAACCGTGGACGCCGCGACGGGCGAAGTCCGGACGGGGCCGGCCTTCGCCACCTGCGCCGGGTTCGTCAGCTGGGCGGCGCTGGTGGCGCTGGAGTCCCTGGGCCGGGAGCCCGACCGCGGCGAAGGATCGCCGCACGGCCGCGGGCAGGACACCGGCACCCCCGGACCCTGACGGCTTGCCCGGCCGGGGCGCCCCGGCCCTGCGGGCCACGCGGGTCTCGCCTCGGCCCCTGGCGGACGAACCGGCTCCGTCCGGCCCGCCCTGTCGAGGCGGGCGCCTGCACAGGGTCCGGTGCCGCGGCCCGTCGGGCCGCCCGCCCCGCCCGGACAGCGTGCGCCGGTGGCGGCGCGGGTCGGCCTGGGCGAGGCCGCCCTGGCGGCGGGCGGCGCATGGACCGCCGCACCGGGGCACGGCCGCGGGAGTCCGTCGCAAGGCCTTGGAGGACGGAGGAGGCTGGAGGACGTGAAGGAGATCGAGCCGACCCGAGGCGATGGCGAGCGCGAAGGCGGACGGCCTCACCCTGGCACCGGCCCGACGGGGTCCCCCCTGCCCGGGCGTCCCGGAGCGACCGGGGGCCGGCCGGCGGCGACCCCGGCTGCCGTCCCCACCGCCGAAGGGGAGCTGGAACCCGTCGACGTGCTGGTCATCGGCGCCCACCCCGACGACGCCGAGATCGGCATGGGCGGCACCCTGGTCAAGCTGCACCGGTTGGGGTACCGCATCGGGGTGATCGACCTCACCCGCGGCGAGCTGGGCAGCAAGGGGACCCCGGAGCGGCGGGCCCAGGAGGCAGCCCTCGCCGCCCGGGTGTACGGTGCGCGGTTCCGGTTCAACCTCAACCTGGGCGACAACCGCGTCGAGGACTCGCCTGCCCTGGGGCGCAAGGTGGCCGCCCTGATCCGCCGCTGTCGGCCGCGGGTCGTGTTCACCCACCACGGCGACGACCGCCACCCCGATCATCGGGGCGCCTCGGCGCTGGTCCGCCGCGCGGTGTTCCAGGCCGCCCTGCGCAACCTGGACCTGGGCGAACCGCACCACGTGGTGGACGCCCTGCTGTTCTTCCCCGTCAACGAGTGGGTCGAACCCAGCTTCGTGGTGGACGTCACCGCGACCTTCGACGCCAAGCTCGAGGCGATGCGCGCCTTCGCCAGCCAGTTCGTCGAGCCCACCGCCCCCATCGACCACAAGTACTTCGGCGTCGAGGACTACCTCGAGGCCACGGTGGTCCGGGCGCGGCACTACGGCCTGCGCATCGGCGTCCGCTACGGCGAGGCCTTCCTGGCCGATGCGGTCCCGGTGGCCGACCCGGTGGCCGCCTTCCGCCGCGGGTGAGGCGGGGGGCCCCGCAGGCTACGGAGGCGCCGCGGCGCGGAGCGGGGCGACCCGGGAGCCGGGCGCGACCCGGGAGCCGGGCGCCTGTGGCGAACCCCGATCGGCGGCTCCACTACGACTACTCGGACCCGGCTGAGGATCCCGCTGTCCCGCGGCCCGGATTCGCCCGCCGGGGAGCAGGCGAGCCGGTGGCGGACCGGGGCCGCTGGGCCGCCCCCAGCATGCGGAGCAGGCGGCGTTCGGCCTCCTGCAGCCGCCGCGCCATGGCGATGGGTGGAATCCCCTCCTGGCGCGCCAGCTCGGCGATGGATTGGGGCGGGCGACCCGCCAGCCCCCAGCGGCGTGCCAAGAGACGCGCGTCTTCCGGGGGAAGCAGAGCCAACCCCCGCTGCACCCACTCCACGTCCCGAAGACTGGCGAAGCTCCCCAGGTCCACGAACACGGGTGGTCCCTCCCCTCCCATCCGTGCCATGGCCGCGCCGGAGGTGCTGGACGGATGTCCCGGCGTCCCCGCCGGCACGGCGGCGTGACGGGCGGGCGTGGCGGCCCGCGGGGTGGAGGACGGTCGGTCCGCGTGGTGGGGGCAGGGCCGGCCCGGGTCTCCCGCGGGCCGGGACGTCCGTCACCCTGTGACGCGCCTGCCGCGGGGATGCCGCCTGTGGTATCCTGCGGGGGGCGACCCCCGCCGCGCCGGTTGTAGAGGCCGGTCGTGGCGCTTCCGGGGAGGTCGTCCGCCCTGCCAGCCGGCAACGGGGGCTTCCAGCGCCACCGCGCCCGCCAGCCCCTCGGTCCCCACCGCAAACCCGCCCGGAGGTGAGGGCCTCGATGCCGACCAGCAGCCGCGAGACCGCGTCCCGCCGCCGGCCGTGGCGAGCGTTCCTGGCCAGCGAGGCGGGAGCCGGGACCCTGCTCATCGCCTGTGCGGTCCTGGCCATGGCATGGGCCAACTCCCCCGCCCGCCACGGCTACGAGACGCTCAAGAAGCTGCCGCTGGCCGTGACCGTCGGCCCCGTGGCGCTCGCCATGCCGCTGGCCGACTGGGTCAAGCACGGCCTGATGTCCGTGTTCTTCCTCTTGGTTGGGCTCGAGATCAAGCGGGAGCTGCGGGCAGGCGAACTGGCGGATCCCCGGCGCGCCGCCCTGGCGATCTTCGCCGCCGTCGGGGGAATGGTGGCCCCGGCGGTCATCTACGCCCTGCTCAACGCCGGCGGGCCCGGCGCGCCCGGCTGGGGCATCCCCATGGCCACCGACATCGCCTTCGCCCTGGGCGTCCTGAGCCTGCTGGGCCGCCGGGTCCCCGTCGGGCTGAAGGTGTTCCTCACCGCGGTGGCCATCGTCGACGACCTCGGGGCGGTCCTGGTCATCGCCTTGTTCTACAGCGGCGGCCTGCAGGCCGGGCCGTTGCTCCTGATGGGCATCGCCTTGGCTGCCGCGCTGGCCTACGGGACCCTGGGGGGCGGCCGCCACCTGCTCGTCTATGCCGTCCTCGGCCTGGTCGCCTGGTACGGGTCCCTCGAGGGCGGCATCAGCCCGTCGGTGGCCGCCGTGTTGCTGGCCTTCACCGTGCCCATGACCCCTCGGGCCGGCGGCCCCCACCACGGCCCCTCCGCCGGGACGGAGCGGTCCGACAGCCCGCTCCATCGGCTGGAGCACC
The sequence above is drawn from the Thermaerobacter sp. FW80 genome and encodes:
- the bshB1 gene encoding bacillithiol biosynthesis deacetylase BshB1, giving the protein MKEIEPTRGDGEREGGRPHPGTGPTGSPLPGRPGATGGRPAATPAAVPTAEGELEPVDVLVIGAHPDDAEIGMGGTLVKLHRLGYRIGVIDLTRGELGSKGTPERRAQEAALAARVYGARFRFNLNLGDNRVEDSPALGRKVAALIRRCRPRVVFTHHGDDRHPDHRGASALVRRAVFQAALRNLDLGEPHHVVDALLFFPVNEWVEPSFVVDVTATFDAKLEAMRAFASQFVEPTAPIDHKYFGVEDYLEATVVRARHYGLRIGVRYGEAFLADAVPVADPVAAFRRG
- the nhaA gene encoding Na+/H+ antiporter NhaA yields the protein MPTSSRETASRRRPWRAFLASEAGAGTLLIACAVLAMAWANSPARHGYETLKKLPLAVTVGPVALAMPLADWVKHGLMSVFFLLVGLEIKRELRAGELADPRRAALAIFAAVGGMVAPAVIYALLNAGGPGAPGWGIPMATDIAFALGVLSLLGRRVPVGLKVFLTAVAIVDDLGAVLVIALFYSGGLQAGPLLLMGIALAAALAYGTLGGGRHLLVYAVLGLVAWYGSLEGGISPSVAAVLLAFTVPMTPRAGGPHHGPSAGTERSDSPLHRLEHLLQPWVTYAILPLFALLTAGVSLDAAVPNRVTAGVGLGLLLGKPTGLLAASALAVRLGWASLPAGVNWAAMAGVGLLAGIGFTMSLFIAGLAFEGTPHLDQAKIGVLSASTLAGLSGLAVLRRATAATTAGPAGVPGR